One Saccharomycodes ludwigii strain NBRC 1722 chromosome VI, whole genome shotgun sequence DNA segment encodes these proteins:
- the CYR1 gene encoding adenylate cyclase (similar to Saccharomyces cerevisiae YJL005W | CYR1 | CYclic AMP Requirement) — protein sequence MFNNINSNTSKGNEDRKLTAFKSNNSNITKTSTTNSEDTGLTNTHSFHRPFGNNTGKFANDPVPPLNKPVEPVFHNDLNHKKSSEYNATTKAPTSHVTNEVPKQQQQQPKHTKHKKKLGGFNLKKIGSSTTSLLLGNTNILHSLDTINNNYNINDNNIPTTITTTANNNNNNNNNDAISSGERKIKSNYKFGKHSNPTTSKNTATVNNNNYASDNEIDDSQSVYSNLSNSGNSIRRKMSSLVGGHVAHNHDNDDRISSRHHSTATSTVSNGNNYNNPISTHNSNSHGSSDHTAPTDRKKSGLAPLTKTHSFFGLFSHNDHHNNNDNDKSYITSTNTNKDNKKNVLKQRSQRQQQQIGNTAVNTSHHNATKKPSITNNSASKTHDGPLHSKNKAENVIMPVKSNLIKRTDTLRKPSRNISTKNITDTISPPSVSSSNMQNNNISNKNSDTLSLPEHDKGRNENDNKILDRQMPNATSAANDNTTGSILSYDSYNIDNKINSNNRTSTLFEGPTPLMKNVSATSRRNSDLSLKGIDNTITNIDEASSIVSHPTLQKAKTNWQAPQSWDIYNPEEEEGGITLNRKHIRKIPKHTNSSQDNSNDDVNKVSDNNNPNSSVKSTVIADKSSDNKGLDNLNIKKVSTDTVNPSSASPYIDNGHQNDKHQHQHHHHHHHHHHNNNDNTTENNDHIATKKEENLGGATNTVIINDNEDRIIPDKNIYEKFEDLSPFSSACPQDINPVNHKDNHHENTGPSPKNTTKNRDIELEEPLQKFHKIYTKPSTDYNNNRDNYSESDYYYNEDDICSDEDEIITRPLYSTSSKDSFLSTNADKLQDISSVYTTPNHTTINDKNTDVGTSSNSITNSVAANISSTLNLSKIHSNATKNMSTVNKGNPIFLVDKDEEIECFNYEKYYNDFSEVNLSRKFAIRIFNLSDGTFATLSAFLTSSVQELIPILKKKFNVSSSGVYQISLRIGKLSKVLRPHSKPISIQLRLLLLSGYKKFSDPLNILGVEDLSFVFQFLFHPLLTSQLTYEQESQLLRKGDFVHADLRDMDLTRPPIIFYQQASEIESLDASNNGNIFLPLDFIDTAINLSSLRMVNIRASKFPSNITEANKLVTLELCRNFIKKLPPNISQLENLTILNLQSNKLDRLPAGFAQLQHLQLLDLSSNRFTFYPEVINKCLNLLQIDLSYNKIQTIPKSINNLKKVAKMNISNNYLKVIDDFSGMDNLRTLNARYNKITAIKCNSPSLQNLYLTGNRISQFIDFLPNLRTLELQKNPLTVLRCHVDDIPLNLTTLCLNKANLSSVPSLIWQRFKSLKKLELNENNLTYLPDELSTLSKLLYLSANRNKLENIPESLTRLKNLKSLDLHSNNISELCKGFPNLELTTLNLSSNMLHSWQSNLTGLINDFVTNGGVSRSPLAKSLMFLSLADNRLNNSAWSWLNIFCNLKSLNLSYNQLSELNTSTLCNLTELYLSGNMLTTLSSDTISNALRNLKVLMVNNNKLLTLPAEISKLQQLSVFDVGDNQLKYNVSNYKYDWNWINNKELKYLNFSGNKRFEINSTVINGYDYSDLTNLRQLRVLGLMDVTLKTSKVPDEQFNLRLRTTESTINGMPYGVADTIGTRDYVTSRDVTFERFRGKPDEALICLYDGKNEIPNSNNKIPKVIRDIYDKLLIRMLEKYGDKEDSSIKKALRHSFLQLNKEINVLVHNNESLKSKDGNEVATGINNNTRLSAKDNMYADAEDSTLTVTDLSSGSTATVVYIKGGVIYTAGIGDSMAILTKNNGDHLVLTNEHVPNNEIEYNRLRISGGYVNNNKVDGVSEVSRAVGFFHLLPHIHASPDVSKVKITQSDKMLIIATKKLWKFIDYETACDIARANKLQPMLAAAKMKDYAISYGCTDIITVICLTLDKDHGGSNLSQFSLNRDDLINARFNSFEDTSLRRLQPEIQPPTGNVAIVFTDIKNSTALWESFPYAMRSAIKTHNSIMRRQLRIFGGYEVKTEGDAFMVAFPTPISALVWCLSVQLKLLEAAWPEEITSTQDGCEITNHIGHRIYYGLSVRMGIHWGRPVPEMDVVTQRMDYLGPVVNKAARVSGIADGGEITLSSDFVVEFQKIMKLHGKFVLSDQGNKESTMKEVYGDEFVGEVMEKEIQMLDDIGWEFRELGEQKLKGLESKEFITLVYPKILVDRFNFGSVENASSFFAKKTLFSFRQVTMRLENIITAINGCTADLQDKDQTSLIKFPESVQKSIFKQEEEADMIIFFDHLVTRLEALVVTLSLRQKVEGELKNNANRNQENKSVYELLDTLCEMAKANRKGQRE from the coding sequence ATGTTTAACAAcattaatagtaatacCTCAAAAGGTAACGAGGATAGAAAACTGACTGCctttaaaagtaataacAGCAATATTACAAAGACATCCACCACTAATAGTGAGGATACGGGCTTGACCAATACCCACAGTTTTCATAGACCTTTTGGCAATAATACAGGAAAATTTGCCAACGATCCAGTCCCACCCCTAAATAAACCAGTGGAACCTGTATTTCACAATGATCTAAACCACAAAAAGTCTTCTGAGTATAATGCAACTACTAAAGCACCAACATCCCATGTTACTAACGAGGTAccaaaacaacaacaacaacaaccaaaACATACCAAACACAAAAAGAAACTTGGTGgttttaatttgaaaaaaatagggTCTTCCACTACATCGTTACTGCTTGGTAATACTAACATTCTTCATTCTCTGGAtaccattaataataattataatatcaatgataataatatacctACCACCATCACTACtactgctaataataacaacaacaacaataataatgatgctATTTCTTCTggtgaaagaaaaattaaaagcaaTTATAAGTTTGGCAAACATTCTAACCCTACTACTAGTAAAAACACCGCCActgttaataacaataactaCGCTTCAGACAATGAAATAGATGATTCTCAAAGTGTATATTCCAACTTATCCAACTCAGGCAATTCCATACGTCGCAAAATGTCTAGTTTGGTAGGTGGTCATGTTGCACATAAccatgataatgatgatcGAATATCTTCTAGACATCATTCTACTGCAACAAGTACGGTTAGTAATGGTAACAACTATAACAACCCTATTTCTACTCATAACAGTAATTCTCATGGTTCCAGTGATCACACTGCGCCAACGGATAGGAAGAAATCAGGACTTGCCCCCTTAACTAAAACTCATTcattttttggtttattcAGCCATAATGATCAtcacaacaacaatgataatgataaaagttATATTACTTCcactaatactaataaggacaacaaaaaaaatgttttaaaacaacGTTCACAACgacaacagcaacaaatAGGCAATACTGCTGTCAATACCTCTCACCATAATGCGACCAAAAAGCCTTctattactaataatagtgCCTCTAAAACTCACGATGGCCCCCTACAtagcaaaaataaagcaGAAAATGTAATTATGCCCGTAAAGTcgaatttaattaaaaggaCTGATACTTTACGGAAACCATCTCGTAACATTAGtactaaaaatatcacTGACACAATAAGTCCCCCTTCTGTTTCCAGTTCAAATAtgcaaaataataatatttccaaCAAAAATTCTGATACCCTTTCCTTGCCTGAACATGACAAAGGgagaaatgaaaatgataacAAGATCCTTGATAGACAAATGCCCAACGCTACTTCTGCTGCTAACGATAACACGACAGGTAGTATATTATCCTATGATTCGTATAATATTGACAACAAAATCAATAGTAACAACAGAACTTCGACTTTGTTTGAAGGGCCGACTcctttaatgaaaaatgttTCTGCTACTAGCAGAAGGAATAGTGATTTATCCTTAAAAGGAATAGataatactattactaatatTGACGAAGCATCTAGCATTGTCTCTCATCCTACTTTACAAAAAGCCAAGACAAACTGGCAGGCACCCCAAAGTTGGGACATTTATAATccggaagaagaagagggtGGCATAACTTTAAACCGAAAACACATCAGAAAGATTCCAAAACATACTAACTCCAGCCAagataatagtaatgatGATGTTAATAAAGTTTCAGACAATAACAATCCTAATAGTAGTGTGAAATCTACTGTCATAGCTGATAAAAGCAGCGATAATAAAGGTTtggataatttaaatattaaaaaagtttctaCCGATACTGTTAATCCATCATCTGCCTCCCCATACATAGACAACGGTCATCAAAACGATAAGCACCAGCACCAGCACCACCATCACCACCATCACCACCATcacaataacaatgacaATACCACCGAAAACAATGACCATATTGCCActaaaaaagaggaaaattTGGGTGGTGCTACAAACACCGTCATTATCAATGACAATGAAGACAGGATTATACCagataaaaacatttatgAAAAGTTTGAAGATTTATCTCCATTTTCCAGTGCTTGCCCACAGGATATTAATCCAGTTAATCATAAGGATAATCACCATGAGAATACAGGACCTTCTCCGAAAAACACTACCAAAAATAGGGATATTGAACTGGAAGAACCGCTTCAAAAATTTCATAAAATTTATACTAAACCTTCCACAGAttacaacaataacagAGATAACTATTCGGAGTCTGATTATTACTACAACGAAGACGATATATGTTCGGATGAGGATGAGATTATTACTAGGCCCTTATATAGCACTTCTAGTAAAGACTCTTTTTTGAGCACAAATGCCGATAAACTACAGGACATTAGTAGTGTGTACACTACGCCCAACCATACTACCATTAACGATAAGAATACTGATGTTGGTACTTCTAGCAATTCAATTACCAATAGCGTAGCTGCCAACATTTCCTCTACATTGAATTTGTCCAAAATACATTCGAACGCTACAAAGAATATGAGCACGGTTAATAAGGGTAACcctatttttttggttgatAAGGACGAAGAAATCGAATGTTTTAATTATGAAAAGTATTATAACGATTTTAGTGAGGTTAATCTAAGTAGAAAATTTGCTATTcgtatttttaatttgagCGATGGCACATTTGCGACATTATCTGCTTTTCTAACCAGCTCAGTACAAGAATTAATAcccattttaaaaaaaaaattcaatgtATCATCTTCTGGGGTTTACCAAATATCTTTGAGAATTGGTAAATTGTCAAAAGTTTTAAGACCGCACAGCAAACCGATTTCTATTCAATTAAGGTTACTACTATTGAGTGgctataaaaaatttagtgATCCATTAAATATCTTGGGGGTTGAGGATTTAAGTTTTGTTTTCCAGTTTCTTTTCCATCCATTGTTGACTAGTCAATTGACCTACGAACAGGAATCGCAATTATTAAGAAAAGGTGATTTTGTCCATGCTGATTTAAGAGATATGGATTTAACAAGGCCGCCAATCatattttatcaacaaGCTAGCGAGATTGAAAGTTTAGACGCTAGTAATAAcggtaatatttttcttccaTTGGATTTTATTGACACCGCTATTAATTTATCAAGTTTGAGAATGGTTAATATCAGAGCGTCGAAATTCCCAAGTAACATTACTGAAGCTAACAAATTGGTTACTTTGGAGTTATGtagaaattttataaaaaaattaccacCAAATATTTCTCAACTAGaaaatttaacaattttaaatttacaGTCAAATAAATTGGATAGGTTGCCAGCCGGATTTGCGCAATTACAACATCTACAGTTATTAGACTTGAGCTCCAACAGATTTACCTTTTATCCCGAAGTTATTAACAAATGCCTTAACTTATTACAAATCGACTTGTcatataacaaaatacaaaCTATTCCAAAGAGTATAAATAACTTAAAGAAGGTTGCTAAAATGAACATTTCCAATAACTATTTGAAAGTAATTGATGATTTTTCTGGAATGGATAATTTGAGAACTTTGAACGCAAggtataataaaattactGCCATAAAATGCAATTCGCCATCACTTCAAAATTTGTATTTGACTGGCAATAGGATCAGCCAATTTATAGATTTCTTACCGAATTTAAGAACTTTagaattacaaaaaaatccACTAACGGTTCTACGTTGTCACGTTGACGATATCCCATTAAATCTAACCACTCTATGTTTGAACAAAGCTAATTTATCTTCTGTTCCATCACTAATTTGGCAAAGATTTAAGAGCTTAAAGAAATTGgaattaaatgaaaataatttaacatATTTACCGGATGAATTGTCAACTTTATCAAAATTGTTGTACTTAAGTGCCAATAGAAACAAATTGGAGAACATTCCGGAAAGCTTAACGAggttgaaaaatttgaaaagtttAGATTTGCattcaaataatatcagTGAACTTTGTAAGGGATTTCCCAATTTGGAATTAACAACGTTGAATTTATCTTCAAACATGCTACATAGCTGGCAATCTAATTTAACTGGACTAATCAATGACTTTGTAACCAATGGCGGAGTTAGCAGATCTCCTCTGGCTAAAAGCTTAATGTTTTTAAGCTTGGCTGATAATAGATTGAACAATTCTGCTTGGAGCTGgttgaatatattttgcaatttgaaaagtttGAACTTGTCGTATAACCAATTAAGCGAATTGAATACTTCAACGTTGTGCAACTTAACTGAGTTATATCTATCTGGTAATATGCTTACTACTCTATCCAGCGACACTATTTCTAATGCATTGAGGAacttaaaagttttaatggtcaacaataataaattgttgACTTTACCTGCAGAGATTTCAAAATTGCAACAGCTATCTGTCTTTGATGTTGGTGATAATCAATTAAAGTATAATGTTtctaattataaatatgatTGGAACTGGATAAACAATAAGGAGTTGAAGTATTTGAACTTTAGTggtaataaaagatttgaaATCAATAGTACTGTGATTAACGGATATGATTATTCCGATTTAACCAATTTGAGACAACTACGTGTTTTAGGGTTGATGGATGTAACTTTGAAAACGTCCAAAGTTCCTGACGAACAGTTCAATTTGCGTTTAAGAACTACAGAATCAACTATTAATGGTATGCCATACGGTGTTGCTGATACCATAGGCACAAGAGACTACGTGACTTCTAGAGATGTTACATTCGAAAGGTTCAGAGGTAAGCCTGATGAGGCGTTGATATGTTTATACGATGGTAAGAATGAGATTccaaatagtaataataagatTCCTAAAGTTATCAGAGATATTTACGATAAACTATTGATTAGAATGTTGGAAAAGTACGGTGATAAGGAAGATAGTTCTATAAAGAAGGCTTTACGACATAGTTTCCTACAGCTTaacaaagaaattaatGTTTTGGTTCATAATAACGAGAGTTTGAAATCTAAAGATGGTAATGAAGTGGCAACAGgtatcaacaacaacaccaGATTGTCTGCGAAAGATAATATGTATGCAGATGCAGAAGATTCTACGTTAACCGTCACTGACCTTTCCAGTGGATCCACTGCCACAgttgtttatattaaagGTGGTGTGATATACACTGCCGGGATAGGTGATTCTATGGCTATTTTGaccaaaaataatggaGATCATTTAGTTTTAACTAATGAACATGTTCctaataatgaaattgaATATAATAGGCTTAGAATTTCTGGAGGTTatgttaataacaataaagtTGATGGGGTATCTGAAGTTAGCAGAGCTGTTGGCTTTTTCCATTTATTGCCCCACATTCATGCTTCTCCAGATGTTTCTAAAGTCAAAATCACTCAATCTGACAAGATGTTGATTATTGCGACAAAGAAATTATGGAAGTTCATTGATTACGAGACTGCATGCGATATTGCCCGTGCTAATAAATTGCAACCGATGTTGGCTGCTGCCAAAATGAAAGATTATGCAATTTCTTATGGTTGTACTGATATCATCACCGTTATTTGTTTGACTCTAGATAAAGATCACGGCGGTTCGAATTTATCgcaattttctttaaatagAGATGATTTAATAAACGCTAGATTCAATTCTTTTGAAGATACATCTTTAAGAAGATTGCAACCGGAAATCCAACCGCCAACAGGGAATGTAGCGATAGTTTTCAcggatattaaaaattcgACTGCGTTATGGGAATCTTTCCCCTACGCCATGAGAAGTGCGATCAAAACACATAATTCTATTATGCGTAGACAATTGAGGATTTTTGGTGGTTATGAAGTGAAAACTGAGGGGGATGCTTTTATGGTTGCCTTCCCCACCCCAATCAGTGCATTAGTTTGGTGTTTAAGTGTGCAACTGAAATTGTTGGAGGCAGCTTGGCCAGAAGAGATCACTAGTACTCAGGATGGTTGCGAAATCACTAATCATATTGGGCATAGAATTTATTATGGGTTAAGTGTTAGAATGGGTATACATTGGGGTAGACCTGTTCCAGAAATGGATGTTGTGACACAACGAATGGATTACTTAGGACCGGTGGTCAATAAGGCGGCGAGAGTATCAGGTATTGCTGATGGCGGTGAAATTACACTGAGCTctgattttgttgttgaatttcaaaaaattatgaagTTACATGGTAAATTTGTCCTTTCTGATCAAGGTAACAAAGAGTCTACCATGAAAGAAGTTTATGGTGATGAATTTGTCGGTGAAGTCatggaaaaagaaattcaGATGCTTGATGATATTGGTTGGGAGTTTAGAGAATTGGGAGAACAGAAATTGAAAGGGTTAGAAAGTAAAGAATTTATCACGTTGGTTTACCCAAAAATATTGGTTGATAGATTTAATTTTGGTTCTGTTGAAAATGCGTCATCGTTTTTCGCAAAGAAAACtttatttagttttagGCAAGTTACCATGCGTTTAGAAAATATCATTACTGCTATTAATGGGTGCACCGCTGATCTGCAGGACAAAGACCAAACATCATTGATCAAATTTCCGGAGTCTGTACAAAAGAGTATTTTCAAGCAGGAGGAAGAAGCAGATatgattatatttttcgATCATTTGGTTACCAGATTAGAAGCATTGGTTGTTACTTTATCATTAAGGCAAAAAGTTGAAGGTgagttgaaaaataatgcaAATAGGAATCAAGAGAATAAGTCTGTGTATGAATTGCTTGACACTTTGTGTGAAATGGCAAAGGCTAATAGGAAGGGACAAAGGGAATGA
- a CDS encoding uncharacterized protein (similar to Saccharomyces cerevisiae YDR468C | TLG1 | T-snare affecting a Late Golgi compartment) encodes MPERTKGIHKNSNKNDNKIKKSQRAINKHLTSVINNKVIKSTNAQLNIDTNAPTKLHDTAANTPIELSLQDLLMSKEKLLVMYKNKLQELLTNLNNTHDNDASNILKIELDFTRLKWEMLRNLISPEKTMETQVHLFNYDNKDSSDNEYLDPQEAIKYFKKKIDEHKSPPQKHLKLQHEEVDEKYKEG; translated from the coding sequence atgccgGAAAGAACAAAAGGAATCCATAAaaacagcaacaaaaatgataataaaataaaaaaatcccAAAGAGCTATCAACAAGCACCTTACCAGTGtgattaataataaagttataAAAAGTACCAACGCTCAACTAAATATAGATACTAATGCACCAACAAAATTACATGATACTGCTGCTAACACCCCTATAGAGCTTAGTTTGCAGGACCTACTAATGAgcaaagaaaaacttttggtaatgtataaaaataaactacaAGAATTGTTAACTAATTTAAACAACACACATGATAACGATGCTtctaatatattaaaaattgaattgGACTTTACCAGATTGAAGTGGGAGATGCTTAGAAATCTAATATCACCAGAAAAGACAATGGAAACTCAAGtccatttatttaattatgataataaagattCATCGGATAACGAGTACTTAGACCCTCAGGAAGCTATCaagtattttaaaaaaaaaattgatgaaCACAAGTCACCTCCacaaaaacatttaaaattgcAGCATGAAGAAGTTGACGAAAAATATAAGGAGGGTTGA
- the SYS1 gene encoding Sys1p (similar to Saccharomyces cerevisiae YJL004C | SYS1 | Suppressor of Ypt Six), whose protein sequence is MVLISIRRYLRLPQELKPSEIFKQDSLSPSKIALQIVLLQIFYYLTASILFYISSKLSGHPLELLNWLFNWEVVEFNNSWGVTITALWLLDSLICVFFLTVIVGRSKLAWDFAITIHAINFLIVLFHTGKFPRFSWFLVQILSSMILIFLGTWMSRWKELRDTFFEDLVEGTTDHITTSNINDTITTTVANESIELKDLEAQ, encoded by the coding sequence atgGTATTGATATCTATAAGAAGATATTTGAGGTTACCTCAAGAATTGAAACCATCAGAAATATTCAAACAAGATTCGTTATCACCATCTAAAATTGCATTACAAATCGTACTATTacagatattttattatttaaccGCAAGCatacttttttatatatcttCTAAACTATCAGGCCACCCCCTCGAACTACTGAATTGGTTATTTAATTGGGAGGTCGTTGAATTTAACAATTCATGGGGAGTCACTATTACAGCTCTGTGGTTATTAGATTCATTGATTTGTGTGTTCTTTTTAACTGTTATCGTAGGCAGGAGTAAATTGGCATGGGATTTTGCAATCACCATTCATGCTATCAATTTCCTTATAGTTTTGTTTCATACAGGCAAATTTCCACGTTTTTCATGGTTTCTCGTTCAAATATTAAGTTCCATGATTTTGATCTTTCTAGGTACCTGGATGAGCAGGTGGAAAGAGCTACGGGatactttttttgaagATTTAGTTGAAGGAACCACCGATCATATTACTActagtaatattaatgatacCATAACGACAACTGTTGCCAATGAATCAATCGAATTAAAGGATCTAGAAGcacaataa